The Mucilaginibacter rubeus genomic interval AAGCTTTATGAAGCGCTAAACCGAAAGGATGATGCCATTAAAACCTATGAAACCGGCATGAAAGTGACCAAAGAAAAGCGCGATAATCATGCTTTTTCTGAATTGCAGGCAGTATACAGGCAGGCAATGGGCTTTGAAGAAGACGATGACGATTATTGATTTTTAGTCCAGGGTTGATAGTTAACAGCAATTTTTGGGTATTTCTTAACCATTTCATTCTTTTGTGAATTGTTTGAAATAACTATAATGTTTCCGCTATAATATTGTCCCTATGAACCATCGTCTATGAACTATGAACAGCTTTAGCAAATGAAACAACGGCAACTTGTATTCCTACGGGATGTGCTGATCTATACTTTTACCGCTTTTGGCGGCCCTCAAGCCCACATAGCTGTTTTGCTGCGCGAGTTTGTTGAAAAGCGGAGATATATTACCGAAGATGAACTAATGGAGCTCAATGCCTTATCGCAGGTTTTGCCCGGCCCTTCATCAACCCAAACATTGGTTGGCATAGCCTGGAAGGTGGGGGGGCTACGACTGGCAATTATTACATTCCTGATTTGGATTTTGCCTTCGGCAGCCATTATGTGCATGGCTGCAATCAGCTATAATATGTTTGCCAATAAGGCTAAGTTTGCCCATGTAATCAGTTATGTACAGCCAATAGCCGTGGGCATTGTAGCTTACGCAACGTATACATTTGCGAATAAGTTTTTAAAAACAAAGGTGAGCAGAATGCTTGCGGTCGGTTCGTTAATTGTTACACTAATCCTGCAAAATGCTTATGCTTTCCCGCTTTTGATATTGCTTGGAGGAATTATTTCATCAGCGATGGAAACTCAGCAGCATGAAAACGAGTTGCGGGTTAAGCTTTATTCAAATGTAAACCCCAATAAAGTCGGGTACTTTGTGGGTATATTATTGTTTTTTGCTGCATTGGGTGCTTTGGTTAATCAAACATCTCCTTTCAGCTTGCCAATCCGCTTATTCGAGAACTTTTATCGTAACGGTATCTTAATTTTTGGCGGAGGCCAGGTGCTTGTTCCATTAATGTACACCGAATTTGTTGAGGTGAAGCATTATTTAGGTCGGTCGGAGTTTTTATCGGGTTATGCACTACAGCAGGCTTTACCGGGGCCAACTTTCTCCTTTACCTCGTTTTTAGGGGGGATAACCCTTGGTAATAAAGGTTATAACATTTGGGGACAGGTGATTGGTAGCCTGGTTGCTGTTATTGGTATCAATACTCCCGGGTTGATATTGATATTATTTATAGTGCCTTTTTGGGAAGACCTAAAAAAGATAACCCGGATCAAAAATTCATTAAGTGGTATTAATGCGGTAGCTGTAGGTTTTATGGCGACTGCCCTGATCTTGCTGGTTAGGCCTTTTGGTTTAAATTGGATAGCCTACGTACTAATGACAGGCACGTTCCTCGTATTGCATTTCACCAAAATCAAAACACCGATAGTGATTATTATCGGTGTGATTTTGGGAATGATATTTTGATTGGGTATTTGGAATTTTCGATTTTGGCGTTTAATAAATCCGAAATCGAAAATCCAAATTCCGAAATTAGATTAAAACGGTGGCTCATCATCCATGTCATCCATTCTTGATGGACGGATGATAAAGTTGCTTTGTTTTTC includes:
- the chrA gene encoding chromate efflux transporter codes for the protein MKQRQLVFLRDVLIYTFTAFGGPQAHIAVLLREFVEKRRYITEDELMELNALSQVLPGPSSTQTLVGIAWKVGGLRLAIITFLIWILPSAAIMCMAAISYNMFANKAKFAHVISYVQPIAVGIVAYATYTFANKFLKTKVSRMLAVGSLIVTLILQNAYAFPLLILLGGIISSAMETQQHENELRVKLYSNVNPNKVGYFVGILLFFAALGALVNQTSPFSLPIRLFENFYRNGILIFGGGQVLVPLMYTEFVEVKHYLGRSEFLSGYALQQALPGPTFSFTSFLGGITLGNKGYNIWGQVIGSLVAVIGINTPGLILILFIVPFWEDLKKITRIKNSLSGINAVAVGFMATALILLVRPFGLNWIAYVLMTGTFLVLHFTKIKTPIVIIIGVILGMIF
- a CDS encoding tetratricopeptide repeat protein; the encoded protein is MEFIKNEPDDEFLKYALATEYLRLNETDKALAYYEDLVNNHPGYVGTYYHLGKLYEALNRKDDAIKTYETGMKVTKEKRDNHAFSELQAVYRQAMGFEEDDDDY